Proteins encoded within one genomic window of Formosa agariphila KMM 3901:
- the lexA gene encoding transcriptional repressor LexA — MHVEARDLLDVNKAVFPNTVESDTVNIPLIGAVACGLPVFAEEHIEAQIPIATQLVKTPSDYFLLRATGDSMNTKGIDSGDLLLIKRQQTAETGDLVLALIDDEATVKEFRHNGSTVVLKPHSTNLKHQPIILTTDFKVQGVVAHVIKM; from the coding sequence CTGCACGTTGAGGCCAGAGATTTATTAGATGTAAACAAAGCAGTATTTCCCAACACGGTTGAAAGTGATACCGTAAACATTCCCTTAATCGGAGCGGTAGCCTGCGGATTGCCTGTATTTGCCGAAGAACATATTGAAGCGCAAATCCCTATAGCAACACAATTGGTTAAAACTCCATCTGATTACTTTCTATTAAGAGCAACAGGAGATTCTATGAATACGAAAGGCATTGATAGTGGCGACTTACTACTCATTAAACGCCAACAGACTGCCGAAACTGGAGATTTGGTTCTCGCCCTAATAGACGACGAAGCCACGGTAAAGGAATTCAGACATAACGGAAGCACGGTGGTGTTAAAACCACATTCCACGAATTTGAAGCATCAGCCCATTATTTTAACCACCGATTTTAAAGTTCAGGGTGTTGTGGCGCATGTGATAAAGATGTAA
- a CDS encoding glycerate kinase, with protein sequence MKIVLAPDKFKGSLTGFEFCHGVASILESIEQVEVIKAPLADGGDGTIDVVNYYLNGEIICVEVSNPIGNPISAHYLYAESSKTAYIEMAEASGLKCLATEEQRCMETTTFGTGQLILHAIDQGAQHIILGIGGSATNDSGIGMATALGYRFLDQHKHELKPIGKSLTDITTIDDTLVDSRLKHISFKIACDVTNPLYGPDGAAYVYAKQKGASTADIRHLDQGLQRFSTVLNRHFILNVQNIKGAGAAGGLGAGAVAFLKGTLVPGIQLIKDIAQFDTLIQDADWIITGEGHLDTQTLSGKTLQGVLTSAKKQHINVAAFFGHIDLEQHNLQDLGITYADAITNHAEDLNDAIRRVTHYVDLMTRAFVNQVLRK encoded by the coding sequence ATGAAAATTGTTTTAGCACCAGATAAATTTAAGGGCTCGCTTACCGGATTCGAATTTTGCCATGGTGTAGCATCCATTTTAGAATCCATAGAACAGGTCGAAGTCATTAAGGCGCCTTTAGCCGATGGTGGTGACGGGACTATAGATGTGGTGAATTATTATTTAAATGGTGAAATCATATGTGTTGAAGTCAGTAACCCTATAGGAAACCCCATTTCAGCCCATTACCTGTATGCCGAATCCTCTAAAACCGCTTATATTGAAATGGCCGAAGCCTCTGGTTTAAAGTGTTTAGCCACAGAAGAACAGCGTTGCATGGAGACCACCACTTTTGGAACCGGTCAGCTTATACTTCATGCTATAGACCAAGGTGCACAACATATTATTTTAGGGATTGGAGGCAGTGCGACAAACGACAGCGGTATCGGAATGGCTACAGCTTTAGGGTATCGGTTCTTAGACCAACATAAGCACGAGCTTAAACCCATTGGTAAATCCCTAACGGATATAACAACTATAGACGATACTTTAGTCGATTCCAGATTAAAACACATCTCCTTTAAAATCGCTTGCGATGTTACCAATCCGTTATACGGACCCGATGGCGCTGCCTATGTATATGCTAAGCAAAAAGGGGCAAGCACTGCTGATATACGGCATCTCGACCAAGGACTGCAACGGTTTTCCACGGTATTAAATCGGCACTTTATTTTGAATGTACAAAATATAAAAGGTGCGGGCGCGGCTGGCGGACTAGGCGCAGGAGCAGTCGCTTTTTTAAAGGGAACATTAGTACCCGGGATTCAACTGATTAAAGACATCGCTCAGTTTGATACGCTAATACAAGATGCCGATTGGATTATTACGGGTGAAGGACATTTAGATACCCAAACCCTCTCTGGAAAAACATTACAAGGTGTTTTAACATCGGCTAAAAAACAGCATATAAACGTCGCGGCGTTTTTTGGACATATCGATTTGGAACAACATAACTTGCAAGACTTAGGCATTACGTATGCAGATGCGATTACGAATCATGCTGAAGATTTAAATGATGCCATACGGCGTGTAACACACTATGTAGACCTTATGACGAGAGCCTTTGTGAATCAGGTATTACGTAAATAA
- a CDS encoding DUF6266 family protein, whose protein sequence is MATLNQGILGGFSGKVGPVVGSNWRGKNVLRSAPTKSTKPISPAQQRQRDKFKCVLQFLTPIKGILTETFGVAVGSKSPFNQAMSYHMREAVQQTPTRFSMDYNKVLVGMGGLCGLEQPVVQTAPAHALTITWQDNSAQGLAYPTDAFLAVAYAPALHRFAYFEAQSLRENGQDVLDFETDFHGESVHLWATFRNTNSGNTATSKYLGDYVV, encoded by the coding sequence ATGGCGACATTAAATCAAGGGATTCTGGGTGGCTTTTCAGGAAAAGTTGGTCCTGTAGTAGGTAGCAATTGGCGGGGTAAAAATGTACTGCGGTCGGCACCCACTAAATCTACTAAACCCATTAGTCCAGCCCAGCAACGACAACGCGATAAGTTTAAATGTGTACTTCAGTTTTTAACGCCCATAAAAGGGATACTTACCGAAACCTTTGGTGTTGCTGTGGGCAGTAAATCGCCTTTTAATCAGGCCATGTCTTACCATATGAGAGAGGCGGTACAACAAACACCTACAAGATTTTCCATGGACTATAATAAGGTGCTGGTGGGTATGGGCGGGTTATGCGGCTTAGAACAGCCAGTAGTGCAAACTGCTCCGGCACATGCACTGACTATCACGTGGCAAGATAACAGCGCCCAAGGACTAGCTTACCCAACCGATGCTTTTTTAGCAGTGGCCTACGCGCCTGCTTTACATCGTTTCGCATATTTTGAGGCGCAAAGCCTACGCGAAAACGGACAGGATGTGCTTGATTTTGAAACGGATTTTCATGGCGAAAGCGTACATCTATGGGCAACCTTTAGGAATACGAACTCTGGTAATACAGCCACTAGTAAGTATTTGGGGGATTATGTGGTGTGA